In a genomic window of Lepisosteus oculatus isolate fLepOcu1 chromosome 3, fLepOcu1.hap2, whole genome shotgun sequence:
- the alpk2 gene encoding alpha-protein kinase 2 isoform X2, which yields MASCSAVLEVGSLTRNNIFHRLKQKHSESLLCRKAETAKHHEKAATHKENGDIIKRAAADEMASVKIQSESDVAHPMADKKTAKEFSNLSKIRSRTEHFNPTARPQAVAQTTKSLIKNHMVNSNFDAHVLKSNSTTSVTTPYQKKENSDLAGAMTGFRPPVGVSEIADKYTGAQRKPLIHAYSKKGCNHSNEFSLGSHLISEDEDDEYALDDLKCSDVMTDYTNALWQARLQGHELPPLKESDGIDDDLCLNESQIGSLKENIMQPQVSNYSEDTDDTIGFPADDSRLWKPSVQKDPSGDSCPARRSVMVHTATKCPDSLPSVAAELESMAIKDPAIDTREENKEEHNGLAGEESIQPSTKVMTEGLSVNTENLKPNLKIKKGETEAWCSSKGGKGASAGSFSEGYCPGITYTDKEMRLSQTGTVDSKKPCEWDMTKVMCSCEHLRSVGNTTLSDNALVTSASTGCILLQQTNKGEAGNTIRHSETSITDPCLDYELKEGEEENNGPGKSDKDISQHFPVDLIHRKKRNMDNSSQRTVSSMEVQLPREASDGDIIVSAVKTEKLHVPEEYLNHEEGAPRKGKDFMSTSDSQKQNGSLFLKSEVDDSTEKPSTPLYQEMSPYGRGCLDRDQNLSEGLVNGFQMCSNSCPVLFKANENLETSNQTIGLRTKLVPEGFFNEGEIGSVGIQIHKKSERSTEETETHALFEHVSEEDKCSSAADAESKSDTILEQNQNLCYKDNTFFDQCQFLGLASAQATFQKSLCDDSSCQKEIASGKPVLTMEFHDLDNKQNKCIHAFSNVSKEISDVIRLTSDILTTAKEDSLVHMTLFVPDCHQKDQKVEKQKNCIIIQDVTMVSDSMVLTHETEGSHSAVKMTSTEKIITTGNESSTSSKPQDAILVDQVHNRVQYIYTDEVNSGKATAENGVQQSTETWSSHSAEKETTEISQTLTKNTDPSKISLEPLKTMCKPLNIDVQNYIGAQSYSRKEQEQRFHLPQKTTPKSKDNPTDISFENGSNILKPINLDRTLQTASHQVNNDPQSFAMCTSIEQCPLSEASFETAAGRPLNGAKKSGFEREFLEKEKFCDPEAVLRFHEEIPICGKTAICKQNNKLSVPVQPEKETSLSTQKKEKNTHRSHSRKKKNWALPVNIDNIEHSHQYYKKPGLPSVEAEKPKVIPSKGKPEALEAKPMSQGKKNNENLMTAAHRKEHFHLHNAQNQLSVRNIVSQTLGAGEKVTILENSVNLISEEEIQTASLVQNEDNEELAKRIRLSDEGVDKDTSEVECQKPELGKNDYSGQLKKDERKASTEMTHKKTHKEPHTEKQQEEKTPNILQNIQAERNLEDSGNISLCCQFGNIHTDCSITWIKDGSVLAEVERSTGDESPVFFTIVKASNKDVGIYQCQLKSSLGNVSLDYCFSLEALNELIPCQNHKVAEGENIKCTELMFRDDFLSDQYFGDNQYGSITTEEDHFGEGMHRKAFRTTIVDGLKSLFHPGHPCVLKVHNSISYGTKTNEELVQKNYDLAVEECHVQNTARQYLKAYTEIAMSTEGFGDIPEIIPIYLVHRPTNEIPYATLEEELIGDFVKYSVKDGKEINLMRRDSDAGQKCCTFQHWVYQNTEGNLLITDMQGVGMKLTDVGIATCKKGFKGFKGNCATSFIDQFKVLHQCNRFCEMLGLKPLQLSQQKSRRTAPAPKPLAQPTKKIIFTLKPQSKS from the exons ATGGCCAGCTGTTCAGCTGTACTGGAAGTCGGTTCTTTGACacgaaataatatttttcatcgGCTGAAGCAAAAACACAGTGAAAGTTTGCTTTGCCGCAAAGCTGAGACTGCCAAACATCATGAAAAGGCAGCCACTCACAAGGAAAATGGGGACATTATAAAGAGAGCAGCTGCTGATGAAATGGCTTCTGTCAAGATTCAGTCTGAATCAGATGTGGCTCATCCGATGGCTGATAAGAAAACCGCAAAAGAATTCAGTAATCTGAGCAAAATTAGAAGCAGAACTGAACATTTTAATCCTACTGCTAGACCACAAGCTGTTGCACAAACTACAAAAAGTCTTATAAAGAATCACATGGTTAATAGTAACTTTGATGCCCATGTCTTAAAAAGCAACTCCACAACTTCAGTCACTACACCATaccagaagaaagaaaatagtgATTTAGCAGGGGCTATGACAGGCTTTAGACCACCTGTTGGTGTAAGTGAAATAGCTGACAAGTACACTGGGGCCCAAAGGAAGCCTTTAATACATGCTTACTCTAAAAAAGGTTGCAATCATTCTAATGAGTTCTCATTGGGTTCCCATCTTATCTCagaagatgaagatgatgaGTATGCTCTAGACGACTTAAAGTGCTCTGATGTCATGACAGATTACACTAATGCATTGTGGCAAGCTAGATTGCAAGGGCATGAGCTGCCACCTTTAAAAGAAAGTGATGGCATTGATGATGACCTATGCCTGAATGAAAGTCAGATTGGTAGccttaaagaaaatataatgcAGCCCCAAGTGTCAAATTACAGCGAGGATACAGACGATACCATTGGCTTCCCTGCAGATGACTCAAGATTGTGGAAGCCATCTGTTCAAAAAGACCCATCTGGGGACAGCTGTCCAGCCAGACGCTCTGTGATGGTTCACACAGCCACTAAGTGTCCAGACAGCTTGCCTTCTGTAGCAGCAGAACTGGAATCTATGGCAATTAAAGACCCAGCCATTGACACAAGGGAAGAGAACAAGGAGGAGCATAATGGCTTGGCAGGAGAAGAAAGTATACAACCCAGTACTAAAGTGATGACTGAGGGACTGTCAGTAAACACAGAGAATTTAAAACCCAATTTAAAGATCAAGAAAGGTGAAACAGAAGCTTGGTGCTCATCAAAAGGAGGTAAAGGGGCCAGCGCTGGATCATTTTCAGAGGGATATTGCCCTGGGATTACTTATACAGATAAGGAGATGCGCTTGTCTCAGACTGGAACCGTGGATTCTAAGAAACCCTGTGAATGGGACATGACTAAAGTGATGTGTTCCTGTGAACATCTTAGATCTGTGGGAAACACAACTTTAAGTGACAATGCTTTAGTTACCAGTGCCTCCACAGGATGCATTCTTTTACAGCAGACAAACAAG GGTGAGGCTGGTAATACCATAAGGCATAGTGAAACCAGCATTACAGATCCTTGTCTAGACTATGAATTAAAGgaaggagaagaagaaaacaatgGCCCCGGGAAGTCTGACAAAGACATCAGCCAGCATTTTCCTGTGGATCTTATCCaccgaaagaaaagaaatatggaTAACTCTTCTCAAAGAACAGTCTCCAGCATGGAGGTTCAATTACCTAGAGAGGCTTCAGATGGTGACATCATTGTCTCTGcagttaaaacagaaaaactacATGTCCCTGAAGAATACCTGAACCATGAAGAAGGAGCTCCAAGGAAAGGGAAGGATTTCATGTCTACTTCAGAttctcaaaaacaaaatggtagtttgtttttaaagtctGAAGTGGATGACTCCACAGAGAAACCTTCAACTCCCCTTTACCAGGAAATGTCTCCTTACGGTAGAGGTTGCTTGGATAGGGACCAGAACCTCAGCGAGGGTTTAGTGAATGGTTTTCAGATGTGCTCAAATTCCTGTCCAGTACTATTTAAAGCCAATGAGAATTTAGAAACTTCAAATCAAACAATTGGACTAAGGACTAAGCTTGTGCCAGAAGGCTTTTTCAATGAAGGTGAAATTGGTTCTGTGGGGATTCAGATTCATAAGAAAAGTGAACGTAGCACTGAAGAGACTGAAACTCATGCTCTTTTTGAGCATGTTTCTGAGGAGGACAAATGTTCTTCGGCTGCCGATGCTGAATCTAAAAGTGACACCATACTTGAACAAAATCAAAACCTTTGTTACAAAGACAACACATTCTTCGACCAGTGTCAGTTTTTAGGTTTGGCATCTGCTCAAGCAACATTTCAAAAATCATTATGTGATGATTCATCCTGCCAAAAAGAGATTGCATCAGGCAAACCTGTCTTAACTATGGAATTTCATGATTTGGACAACaagcaaaataaatgtatacatgCATTTAGCAATGTCAGCAAAGAAATTTCAGATGTAATCAGATTAACAAGTGACATTTTGACTACAGCTAAGGAAGATAGTCTTGTACATATGACATTATTTGTACCAGATTGTCATCAAAAAGACCAAAAagttgaaaaacagaaaaattgtATAATAATACAGGATGTAACTATGGTTTCTGATTCAATGGTGCTGACACATGAAACTGAAGGCTCTCACAGTGCAGTAAAAATGActtcaacagaaaaaataatcacaACAGGAAATGAAAGCTCAACTTCCTCTAAACCTCAAGATGCTATTTTAGTTGATCAAGTGCACAACAGGGTTCAGTACATTTACACTGATGAAGTAAACTCAGGGAAAGCAACAGCTGAGAATGGAGTTCAACAGTCAACAGAAACCTGGTCTAGTCACAGTGCTGAAAAAGAAACTACCGAAATATCTCAAACACTTACAAAAAATACAGACCCAAGTAAAATTTCACTTGAACCATTGAAAACAATGTGTAAACCTCTAAATATCGATGTTCAAAATTACATTGGTGCTCAAAGTTACAGTAGAAAGGAACAAGAACAAAGATTCCACCTGCCTCAGAAAACGACCCCAAAATCCAAAGATAATCCTACTGACATATCTTTTGAAAATGGCAGCAATATATTAAAACCCATTAATCTGGACAGAACTCTACAAACTGCCTCACATCAGGTGAATAATGATCCTCAATCTTTTGCCATGTGCACGTCAATTGAGCAATGTCCTTTGAGTGAAGCTAGTTTTGAAACAGCAGCTGGTAGGCCTCTGAATGGAGCAAAAAAGTCTGGTTTTGAAAGAGAGTTCCTTGAAAAAGAGAAATTTTGTGATCCTGAGGCAGTTCTCAGATTCCATGAGGAGATACCTATCTGTGGGAAGACAGCAATATGTAAGCAAAATAATAAACTGAGTGTGCCAGTCCAACCAGAAAAAGAGACTAGTTTATCAactcagaaaaaagaaaaaaacactcataGATCTCAtagcaggaagaaaaaaaattgggCACTGCCGGTAAACATAGACAACATAGAACATTCACATCAATACTACAAAAAGCCAGGGTTGCCTTCAGTGGAAGCAGAAAAGCCCAAAGTAATACCCTCTAAGGGGAAACCTGAAGCTTTGGAGGCAAAACCAATGTCACAGGggaagaaaaacaatgaaaatctgATGACAGCTGCTCATAGAAAGGAACACTTTCATTTGCACAATGCACAGAATCAATTGTCAGTCAGAAACATTGTCAGTCAAACATTGGGGGCAGGAGAAAAGGTCACTATTTTGGAGAATTCTGTGAATTTAATATCAGAAGAAGAAATTCAGACAGCATCTTTAGTCCAGAATGAAGATAATGAAGAACTGGCCAAGCGCATTCGTTTGTCGGATGAAGGAGTTGACAAAGATACTTCAGAAGTGGAGTGTCAGAAGCCTGAATTGGGAAAAAATGATTATTCTGGACAACTAAAGAAGGATGAGAGAAAAGCATCAACAGAGATGACCCACAAAAAAACCCATAAAGAACCACACACTGAGAAGCAGCAGGAAGAGAAAA CCCCGAATATTCTGCAGAACATCCAAGCAGAAAGAAACCTGGAGGATTCTGGGAACATCAGTCTCTGCTGCCAATTTGGTAACATCCATACTGATTGTTCCATCACATGGATTAAAGATGGGTCTGTTCTGGCTGAAGTAGAGAGAAG CACAGGTGATGAAAGCCCAGTCTTCTTTACAATTGTAAAAGCCTCCAATAAAGACGTAGGAATTTACCAGTGCCAGCTCAAAAGCTCTCTCGGAAATGTGTCTTTAGATTACTGCTTCAGTTTAGAAG caCTGAATGAGCTCATCCCTTGTCAAAATCATAAAG TGGCAGAAGgagaaaacattaaatgtaCTGAGCTTATGTTCAGAGATGATTTTCTAAGTGACCAGTATTTTGGAGACAATCAGTATGGCAGTATTACTACAGAAGAGGACCACTTTGGAGAGGGCATGCACCGTAAAGCTTTCAGGACAACGATTGTCGATGGCCTGAAGTCTCTGTTTCACCCTGGGCACCCCTGTGTCCTCAAAGTGCACAACTCCATCAGCTATGGGACCAAAACCAATGAGGAATTAGTCCAGAAGAACTATGACTTAGCTGTAGAG GAGTGTCATGTGCAGAACACAGCAAGACAATACCTTAAAGCATATACAGAGATTGCCATGTCTACAGAAGGATTTGGAGATATTCCTGA